One Setaria italica strain Yugu1 chromosome I, Setaria_italica_v2.0, whole genome shotgun sequence DNA window includes the following coding sequences:
- the LOC101768297 gene encoding 26S proteasome regulatory subunit 6B homolog codes for MAAATTAPAPPAATPMAPPPSYPASSAASASTTASAEDDDDLYGRLKSLQRHMEFVEIQEEYVKDEQKNLKRELLRAQEEVKRIQSVPLVIGQFMEMVDGNNGIVGSTTGSNYYVRILSTINRELLKPSASVALHRHSNALVDVLPPEADSSISLLGSSEKPNVTYNDIGGCDIQKQEIREAVELPLTHHELYKQIGIDPPRGVLLYGPPGTGKTMLAKAVAHHTTAAFIRVVGSEFVQKYLGEGPRMVRDVFRLAKENAPAIIFIDEVDAIATARFDAQTGADREVQRILMELLNQMDGFDQTVNVKVIMATNRADTLDPALLRPGRLDRKIEFPLPDRRQKRLVFQVCTAKMNLSDEVDLEDYVSRPDKISAADIAAICQEAGMHAVRKNRYVILPKDFEKGYRTNVKKPETDFDFYK; via the exons ATGGCGGCTGCCACCACCGCTCCGGCCCCCCCTGCGGCCACCCCGATGGCGCCCCCGCCATCCTACCCGGCCTCatccgcggcctccgcctccaccactgcgtccgccgaggacgacgacgacctctACGGCCGCCTCAAGTCGCTCCAGCGACACATGGAGTTCGTTGAGATCCAGGAGGAATACGTCAAGGATGAGCAGAAGAACCTAAAGCGCGAGCTGCTCCGCGCGCAGGAGGAGGTCAAGCGGATCCAGTCCGTGCCGCTCGTCATCGGCCAGTTCATGGAGATGGTCGACGGCAACAACGGCATCGTGGGCTCCACCACGGGCAGCAACTACTACGTCCGGATCCTCAGCACCATCAACCGCGAGCTGCTCAAGCCCTCGGCGTCCGTCGCGTTGCACCGCCACTCCAACGCGCTCGTCGACGTGCTGCCGCCCGAGGCCGACTCCAGCATCTCCCTGCTCGGGTCGTCGGAGAAGCCCAACGTCACGTATAAC GATATTGGAGGGTGCGACATCCAAAAGCAAGAAATACGGGAGGCGGTTGAGTTACCCTTGACACATCATGAGTTGTACAAGCAGATTGGTATTGATCCTCCAAGAGGTGTGCTTCTGTATGGTCCTCCAGGTACTGGCAAAACCATGCTTGCCAAAGCAGTGGCACATCACACTACTGCTGCTTTTATAAGAGTCGTCGGTTCGGAGTTCGTACAGAAGTACTTGGGTGAG GGACCTAGAATGGTTCGTGATGTGTTCCGTTTGGCTAAGGAGAATGCCCCAGCAATCATTTTCATTGATGAGGTTGATGCTATTGCAACTGCCCGGTTCGATGCTCAGACCGGTGCCGACCGAGAAGTTCAGCGTATCCTTATGGAGCTACTTAATCAA ATGGATGGGTTTGATCAAACAGTGAATGTGAAAGTTATAATGGCAACTAACCGAGCAGATACTCTAGATCCTGCACTGCTGCGTCCTGGTAGACTTGACAGGAAAATTGAGTTCCCTCTTCCTGACCGACGTCAGAAGAGGCTTGTTTTCCAG GTCTGCACTGCCAAAATGAACTTGAGTGATGAGGTTGATTTGGAAGATTATGTTTCCAGACCTGACAAGATCAGTGCTGCTGAT ATTGCTGCTATCTGTCAAGAAGCTGGCATGCATGCTGTCCGTAAAAACCGGTATGTCATCCTCCCCAAGGACTTCGAGAAGGGGTACCGGACCAATGTGAAGAAGCCAGAGACAGACTTCGATTTCTACAAATGA